In one window of Polaromonas naphthalenivorans CJ2 DNA:
- a CDS encoding sulfate ABC transporter substrate-binding protein codes for MNSRRYFINLSGRAALAVALAGSVLSSHAQQPPVTLLNVSYDPTRELYVDYNAAFTKYWKAKAGQDVTIKQSHGGSGKQARSVIDGIDADVVTLALAGDVDALVKNGGLIPKDWQKRLPHNSAPYTSTIVFLVRKGNPKGIKDWDDLTKPGVAVITPNPKTSGGARWNYLAAWEFAKRKNGGSDAKAKEFVGQLYKNVPVLDTGARGSTITFVQRNVGDVLLAWENEAFLALKEFGADKFQVVVPSISILAEPTVTLVDRNVDKKGTRAVAAAYLDYLYSDEGQDIAGRNYYRPTGEKAKAKYASQFPKLTLFTIDQGFGGWTQADKNHFADGASFDQIYTQK; via the coding sequence ATGAATTCACGTCGTTACTTTATCAATCTTTCTGGCCGCGCCGCATTGGCCGTGGCATTGGCCGGATCGGTGCTGTCCAGCCACGCGCAGCAGCCGCCGGTCACGCTGCTCAACGTGTCCTACGACCCGACCCGCGAACTCTATGTGGACTACAACGCGGCCTTCACCAAATACTGGAAGGCCAAGGCCGGCCAGGACGTGACGATCAAGCAGTCGCACGGCGGCTCGGGCAAGCAGGCGCGCTCGGTCATCGACGGCATCGACGCCGACGTGGTCACGCTGGCGCTGGCCGGCGACGTCGATGCGCTGGTCAAGAACGGCGGCTTGATCCCGAAGGACTGGCAAAAACGCCTGCCGCACAACTCCGCCCCCTACACCTCGACCATCGTGTTCCTGGTGCGCAAGGGCAACCCCAAAGGCATCAAGGACTGGGACGATCTGACCAAGCCCGGCGTGGCGGTGATCACGCCCAACCCCAAGACCTCGGGCGGTGCGCGCTGGAACTACCTGGCCGCCTGGGAATTCGCCAAGCGCAAGAACGGCGGCAGCGACGCCAAGGCGAAGGAATTCGTCGGCCAACTGTATAAAAACGTCCCCGTGCTGGACACCGGCGCGCGCGGCTCGACCATCACCTTTGTCCAGCGCAACGTCGGCGACGTGCTGCTGGCCTGGGAAAACGAAGCCTTTTTGGCGCTGAAAGAGTTCGGCGCCGACAAGTTCCAGGTCGTCGTGCCCTCGATCAGCATCCTGGCCGAGCCCACGGTGACGCTGGTGGACAGGAATGTCGATAAAAAGGGCACGCGCGCCGTGGCCGCCGCCTACCTCGACTACCTGTATTCCGACGAAGGCCAGGACATTGCCGGGCGCAACTACTACCGCCCGACCGGCGAGAAGGCCAAGGCCAAGTACGCCAGCCAGTTCCCCAAGCTGACGCTGTTCACCATTGACCAGGGCTTTGGCGGCTGGACCCAGGCCGACAAGAACCACTTCGCCGACGGCGCCTCGTTCGACCAGATCTACACGCAGAAGTAA
- a CDS encoding oxidative damage protection protein translates to MARLVNCIKLGREAEGLDFPPYPGALGKRIWEEVSKQAWADWMKQQTMLVNENRLNLADARARQYLARQMEKHFFGDGADAVQGYVPPTPPGA, encoded by the coding sequence ATGGCACGTCTCGTCAATTGCATCAAACTCGGCCGCGAAGCCGAAGGCCTCGATTTCCCTCCGTATCCCGGCGCGCTGGGCAAGCGCATCTGGGAAGAAGTCAGCAAGCAGGCCTGGGCCGACTGGATGAAGCAGCAAACCATGCTGGTCAATGAAAACCGGCTCAACCTGGCCGATGCCAGAGCCCGCCAGTACCTGGCGCGGCAGATGGAAAAGCATTTCTTCGGCGACGGCGCCGATGCGGTGCAGGGCTACGTTCCGCCTACGCCTCCCGGCGCCTGA
- a CDS encoding bifunctional tRNA (5-methylaminomethyl-2-thiouridine)(34)-methyltransferase MnmD/FAD-dependent 5-carboxymethylaminomethyl-2-thiouridine(34) oxidoreductase MnmC, whose translation MSERIEWLEDGTAGGSPYSPRFGDRYRSELGGLEQAREVFLKGCGLPNAWAGQPQWCVLETGFGLGLNFLVTWAAWKADPLRPRLLHFVSTEAYPASADDVLRSALTHPELIPFAEQLKRQLWGLLPGVHRLVFEGGQVLLTLCIGDTKAMLREPSFEADSVYLDGFSPQRNPDIWDVHTFKAVARCCRRGTRIATWTIARSVRDALAQCGFVVKKVPGTPPKRDNLQGEYQPAWEVKKSRITPERKAPARCIVIGAGLAGSAVAASLARRGWQVTVLDAASTPAAGASGLPAGVLAPHVSPDDSLLSRLSRSGIRAMLQQADALLQTNIDWSPTGVLEHCVEHARQLPAAWHPGQALADAAGDWTRPATSEQLKHCGLSPETPALWHVQAGWIKPARLVQAWLSSPGVSWHGNAAVSQLVRQAGAWQALDATGNELASAELVVLAAGHGSRALSEIASPQAGRPLALQAIRGQASWGLHAPGTEQAMPAFPVNGHGSLVPRVPLEQGLAWVTGSSFERDNTSPQLRPEDEQHNFGKLKTLLPAAAQALTAQFESGQVRGWTGVRCATPSRLPALGPLENAQDVWVCSGMGSRGLTFAALCAELLAARLHGEPLPVELRQADALLPQYATRLQPSGS comes from the coding sequence ATGTCAGAGCGCATCGAATGGCTGGAAGACGGCACGGCGGGCGGCAGCCCCTACAGCCCGCGCTTTGGCGACCGCTACCGCAGTGAACTGGGCGGACTGGAGCAGGCCCGTGAAGTGTTCCTCAAGGGCTGCGGCCTGCCCAACGCCTGGGCTGGCCAGCCGCAATGGTGCGTGCTGGAAACCGGTTTTGGCCTGGGGCTGAATTTCCTCGTCACCTGGGCCGCGTGGAAAGCCGACCCGCTACGCCCTCGCCTGCTGCATTTCGTCTCGACCGAGGCGTATCCGGCCAGCGCCGACGACGTGCTGCGCAGCGCCCTCACCCATCCCGAACTGATCCCTTTCGCGGAACAATTGAAACGCCAGCTCTGGGGACTGCTGCCCGGCGTTCACCGGCTGGTGTTCGAAGGCGGCCAAGTGCTGCTCACGCTGTGCATCGGCGACACCAAGGCGATGCTGCGCGAACCCTCATTCGAGGCTGATTCGGTCTATCTCGACGGCTTCAGCCCGCAGCGCAACCCCGACATCTGGGATGTGCATACCTTCAAGGCCGTGGCGCGCTGCTGCCGTCGCGGCACCCGCATCGCCACCTGGACGATTGCGCGCAGCGTGCGCGATGCGCTGGCGCAATGCGGCTTCGTGGTGAAGAAAGTCCCCGGCACGCCGCCCAAGCGCGACAACCTGCAGGGCGAATACCAGCCCGCGTGGGAAGTCAAAAAATCCCGCATCACGCCAGAACGAAAGGCCCCGGCGCGCTGCATCGTGATTGGCGCCGGGCTGGCAGGTAGCGCCGTGGCGGCCAGCCTGGCGCGGCGCGGCTGGCAGGTCACGGTGCTCGACGCCGCCAGCACGCCGGCCGCTGGCGCGTCGGGCTTGCCCGCTGGCGTGCTGGCGCCGCATGTATCGCCCGACGACAGCCTGCTGTCGCGCCTGTCGCGCAGCGGCATCCGGGCGATGCTGCAGCAGGCCGATGCGCTGCTGCAAACGAATATCGACTGGAGCCCGACCGGCGTGCTGGAGCATTGCGTGGAGCATGCACGCCAGTTGCCCGCCGCGTGGCATCCTGGACAGGCTCTGGCCGATGCAGCAGGCGACTGGACGCGCCCGGCCACGTCCGAACAACTCAAACACTGCGGCCTCTCGCCAGAGACTCCGGCGCTGTGGCATGTGCAGGCAGGCTGGATCAAGCCTGCGCGCCTGGTCCAGGCCTGGCTGTCCAGCCCCGGCGTGAGCTGGCACGGCAACGCGGCGGTCAGCCAGCTGGTCCGGCAAGCCGGCGCGTGGCAGGCGCTGGATGCCACCGGGAACGAACTGGCCAGCGCCGAGCTGGTGGTGCTGGCGGCTGGTCATGGCAGCCGGGCGCTGAGCGAGATCGCCAGCCCCCAAGCTGGCCGCCCGCTGGCGCTGCAGGCCATTCGCGGCCAGGCCTCGTGGGGCCTGCATGCGCCCGGCACCGAACAAGCCATGCCGGCTTTTCCGGTCAACGGCCACGGCAGCCTGGTGCCCCGAGTCCCGCTTGAGCAGGGCCTGGCCTGGGTCACCGGCTCCAGCTTTGAGCGGGACAACACCAGCCCCCAGCTCCGGCCCGAAGACGAACAGCACAATTTCGGCAAGCTGAAAACCCTGCTGCCTGCTGCCGCGCAGGCGCTGACGGCTCAATTTGAAAGCGGCCAGGTCCGGGGCTGGACCGGCGTTCGCTGCGCCACGCCGAGCCGGCTGCCTGCACTCGGTCCGCTGGAAAATGCGCAGGATGTGTGGGTTTGCAGCGGCATGGGATCACGCGGCCTGACGTTCGCCGCGCTGTGCGCCGAACTGCTGGCCGCCCGGCTGCATGGCGAGCCCCTGCCAGTTGAGTTGCGCCAGGCCGATGCGCTGCTGCCGCAGTACGCCACGCGTTTGCAGCCGTCCGGCAGCTGA
- a CDS encoding ABC transporter substrate-binding protein — MALLLENTLKFTKPVLLGGVLLATAMFAQSASNKPIKIGEINSYSTMPQFTQPYRQGWQLAVEEINLSGGLLGRKVEVIARDDAGKPEEALRHAIELTSREKVDVLAGGYLSNVGLALADHAQKNRRLYIASEPLTDAIVWDKGNRYTFRLRPSTYMQAAMLVEEAAKMPARRWATIAPNYEYGQSAVASFRELLKARRPDVEFVGEQWPALGKLEAGTALQAMMQSKPDAIFNVTFGADLAKLVREGNQRGIFPRVPVVSMLSGEPEYLDVLKDETPKGWIVTGYPWDQIDSQEHASFAANYYRRFKEYPKVGSVVGYSTMQAIFAGIKKANSLDNEKLVVTLRGLKFSTPFGPAEFRAIDQQSTMGAYVGKLDMRGNKGTMVNWRYADGKAYLPSDAYVKARRPADAMK; from the coding sequence ATGGCCTTGCTTTTGGAGAACACCTTGAAATTTACAAAACCTGTCCTGTTGGGCGGTGTGTTGCTGGCGACGGCCATGTTCGCGCAGTCGGCCTCGAACAAGCCCATCAAGATCGGGGAAATCAACAGCTATTCGACGATGCCGCAGTTCACCCAGCCTTACCGCCAGGGCTGGCAACTGGCCGTCGAGGAAATCAATCTGTCCGGTGGCCTGCTGGGCCGCAAGGTCGAGGTGATTGCCCGCGACGACGCCGGCAAGCCCGAGGAAGCCCTGCGCCACGCCATCGAACTGACCTCGCGCGAAAAGGTCGATGTGCTGGCAGGAGGCTATCTGTCCAACGTCGGCCTGGCCCTGGCCGACCATGCCCAGAAAAACAGACGGCTTTACATCGCCAGCGAGCCGCTGACCGACGCCATCGTCTGGGACAAGGGCAACCGCTACACCTTCCGGCTGCGCCCCAGCACCTACATGCAGGCCGCCATGCTGGTTGAGGAGGCAGCGAAAATGCCCGCCAGGCGCTGGGCGACGATTGCGCCCAACTACGAATACGGCCAGAGCGCGGTGGCCAGCTTCAGGGAATTGCTCAAGGCCAGGCGGCCCGACGTGGAGTTCGTCGGCGAACAGTGGCCGGCCCTGGGCAAGCTCGAAGCCGGAACCGCCCTGCAAGCCATGATGCAAAGCAAGCCCGACGCGATTTTCAACGTGACCTTTGGCGCCGACCTGGCCAAGCTGGTGCGCGAAGGCAACCAGCGCGGCATTTTCCCCAGGGTGCCGGTGGTCTCGATGCTGTCGGGCGAGCCGGAATACCTCGATGTGCTGAAAGACGAAACGCCCAAGGGGTGGATCGTGACCGGCTACCCGTGGGACCAGATTGACTCCCAGGAGCACGCCAGCTTTGCCGCCAACTACTACCGCCGCTTCAAGGAATACCCCAAGGTCGGCTCGGTGGTCGGCTATTCGACCATGCAGGCGATTTTTGCCGGCATCAAAAAGGCCAACTCGCTAGATAACGAAAAGCTGGTCGTCACGCTGCGCGGCCTGAAGTTCAGCACGCCCTTCGGCCCGGCCGAGTTCCGCGCCATCGACCAGCAATCGACCATGGGCGCCTACGTCGGCAAGCTCGATATGCGCGGCAACAAGGGAACGATGGTGAACTGGCGCTACGCCGACGGCAAGGCGTATTTGCCGAGTGATGCGTATGTCAAGGCGCGCCGCCCGGCTGATGCCATGAAGTGA
- a CDS encoding sulfite exporter TauE/SafE family protein, with product MHDFAFIFAGFVVGLVVGLTGVGGGSLMTPLLIFVFGVKPHLAIGTDLLFAAFTKMGGTISLARAKVVDWKIVGQTAMGSIPAALATLYLLQHLGPANPATQAIMTTTLGLALLLTATATFYKVLRGKAPPTHIAPELLAHATQARHWALPIVFGAVIGTLVTLTSVGAGAIGVIVLMLLYPALPLPRIVAADIAHAVPLTLVAGLGHASIGSVDWPLLAKLLAGSLPGIWIGSHLMRRTSDRVIRSLLSLLLAYAGMKLISI from the coding sequence ATGCATGATTTTGCTTTTATATTTGCCGGCTTCGTTGTCGGTCTCGTGGTCGGCCTGACCGGCGTTGGCGGCGGCTCGCTGATGACGCCGCTGCTGATCTTCGTGTTCGGCGTCAAGCCGCACCTGGCCATCGGCACCGACCTGCTGTTTGCCGCCTTCACCAAGATGGGCGGCACGATCAGCCTGGCGCGCGCGAAAGTGGTGGACTGGAAAATCGTCGGGCAGACGGCCATGGGCAGCATTCCGGCCGCGCTGGCCACCTTGTACCTGCTGCAGCACCTGGGCCCGGCCAATCCGGCGACCCAGGCGATCATGACCACGACGCTGGGCCTGGCGCTGCTGCTGACGGCCACCGCCACCTTCTACAAGGTCTTGCGCGGCAAGGCGCCGCCCACGCACATCGCCCCTGAACTGCTAGCCCATGCCACGCAGGCGCGCCACTGGGCCTTGCCGATTGTGTTTGGCGCGGTCATCGGCACGCTGGTCACGCTGACCTCGGTGGGCGCGGGCGCCATCGGCGTGATCGTGCTGATGCTGCTTTACCCCGCCCTGCCCCTGCCGCGCATCGTGGCCGCCGACATTGCGCACGCCGTGCCGCTGACGCTGGTGGCCGGCCTGGGCCATGCGTCCATCGGTTCGGTGGACTGGCCTTTGCTTGCCAAGCTGCTGGCCGGCTCGCTGCCGGGCATCTGGATCGGTTCGCACCTGATGCGCAGAACATCCGACCGCGTGATCCGCTCGCTGCTGTCGCTGCTGCTGGCCTATGCCGGCATGAAGCTTATTTCCATCTAG
- a CDS encoding nitrite/sulfite reductase, whose amino-acid sequence MYHYTEFDRQFVKARAAQYRDQLTRWQAGQLPEDEFRPLRLQNGWYVQRYAPMLRVAVPYGELSSAQLRALATIARDYDQPDAALIAGAQATQDKLGPVLLKNGQSAHTHLTKGYAHFTTRQNVQYNWIPLDKSADVMDLLASVDMHGIQTSGNCIRNITSDERAGIAVDEIADPRPFGEIMRQWSTLHPEFAFLPRKFKIAISGATEDRAAIGWHDVGLQLLRNEAGELGFKVLVGGGMGRTPIIGTVIREFLAWDQIMNYLEAVVRVYNRYGRRDNIYKARIKILVKAEGQKYIDDVEAEYQQIIEHDGGPHTITQAEYDRVAACFVAPVLNGTPADAEPISDQEQPAFSRWLQQNVAPHQNPELRAVSLSFKRLGQAPGDATADQLDIAADLADRFSAGEVRVSHEQNLLLPWVRVDALPALWRAATQAGFAKANIHLLTDMIACPGGDFCSLANARSLPIAEAITERYQDLDELHDIGEIDLHISGCINSCGHHHSGHIGILGVDKDGKEWYQVSLGGSDGSNLSGPAVAGKAVGPSFSAAEVPEVIEAVLDTYRQQREGRETFIATLRRVGAEPFKAAANGARFSASRTEPAEASAA is encoded by the coding sequence ATGTACCACTACACAGAATTTGACCGCCAGTTCGTCAAAGCCCGCGCCGCCCAGTACCGTGACCAGCTCACGCGCTGGCAGGCCGGGCAGTTGCCTGAAGACGAGTTTCGCCCGCTGCGCCTGCAAAACGGCTGGTATGTACAGCGCTACGCGCCCATGCTGCGCGTGGCCGTGCCCTACGGCGAACTCTCCAGCGCCCAGCTGCGCGCGCTGGCGACTATCGCCCGCGACTACGACCAGCCCGATGCGGCGCTGATCGCAGGCGCGCAGGCCACGCAGGACAAGCTCGGCCCGGTGCTGCTGAAAAACGGCCAGTCGGCGCACACGCACCTGACCAAGGGCTATGCCCACTTCACCACGCGCCAGAACGTGCAGTACAACTGGATTCCGCTCGACAAGTCGGCCGACGTGATGGATTTGCTCGCCAGCGTCGATATGCACGGCATCCAGACCAGCGGCAACTGCATCCGCAACATCACCAGCGACGAGCGCGCCGGCATTGCGGTCGATGAGATCGCCGACCCGCGTCCGTTCGGCGAAATCATGCGCCAGTGGAGCACGCTGCACCCCGAGTTCGCCTTCCTGCCGCGCAAGTTCAAGATTGCCATCAGCGGCGCGACCGAAGACCGCGCTGCCATCGGCTGGCACGACGTGGGTTTGCAGCTGCTGCGCAATGAAGCCGGCGAGCTGGGCTTCAAGGTGCTGGTCGGCGGCGGCATGGGCCGCACGCCGATCATCGGCACGGTGATCCGCGAGTTCCTGGCGTGGGACCAGATCATGAATTACCTCGAAGCCGTGGTGCGGGTGTACAACCGCTACGGCCGGCGCGACAACATCTACAAAGCCCGCATCAAGATTCTGGTGAAGGCCGAAGGCCAGAAATACATCGACGATGTCGAGGCCGAATACCAGCAGATCATCGAGCACGACGGTGGCCCGCACACCATCACGCAGGCCGAGTACGACCGCGTGGCGGCCTGCTTCGTAGCGCCCGTGCTCAACGGCACGCCCGCAGATGCCGAACCCATCAGCGACCAAGAGCAGCCCGCCTTCAGCCGCTGGCTGCAGCAAAACGTGGCACCGCACCAGAACCCTGAACTGCGCGCCGTCAGCCTGTCGTTCAAGCGCCTGGGGCAAGCCCCCGGCGACGCGACCGCCGACCAGCTGGACATCGCCGCCGACCTGGCCGACCGTTTCAGCGCCGGCGAAGTGCGCGTCAGCCACGAGCAAAACCTGCTGCTGCCGTGGGTGCGCGTCGATGCGCTGCCGGCGCTGTGGCGCGCGGCCACGCAGGCCGGTTTTGCCAAGGCCAACATCCACCTGCTGACCGACATGATCGCCTGCCCCGGCGGCGACTTCTGCTCGCTGGCCAATGCCAGATCGCTGCCGATTGCCGAAGCCATCACCGAGCGCTATCAAGACCTCGACGAGCTGCACGACATCGGCGAGATCGACCTGCACATCAGCGGCTGCATCAACTCCTGCGGCCACCACCACAGCGGCCACATCGGCATCCTGGGCGTCGATAAGGACGGCAAGGAGTGGTATCAGGTGTCGCTGGGCGGCTCGGACGGCTCGAACCTGTCGGGACCAGCCGTGGCCGGCAAGGCGGTCGGCCCGTCGTTCTCGGCCGCCGAGGTGCCCGAGGTGATCGAAGCCGTGCTCGACACCTACCGCCAGCAGCGCGAAGGCCGCGAGACCTTCATCGCCACGCTGCGCCGCGTCGGCGCCGAGCCGTTCAAGGCGGCCGCCAACGGCGCGCGCTTCAGCGCCAGCCGCACTGAGCCAGCCGAAGCCAGCGCCGCCTGA
- a CDS encoding DUF934 domain-containing protein: MKLIAYNADTASAKGQNVVELANDADPQQLSLEGVERINLNFPKFTDGRAFSQAFLLRRRLGFKGEIRATGDVLVDQLAQMERSGFDVAVLRADQDMAIAQRVLAAYPGYGVGKYQGDAVDIQPHFITAATPV, from the coding sequence ATGAAATTAATAGCTTACAACGCAGATACAGCAAGCGCCAAAGGCCAAAATGTTGTTGAACTGGCGAACGATGCAGACCCGCAGCAGCTGTCGCTTGAAGGCGTGGAGCGCATCAACCTGAATTTCCCGAAATTCACCGATGGCCGGGCGTTCAGCCAGGCATTCTTGCTGCGCCGCCGCTTGGGCTTCAAGGGCGAGATTCGCGCCACCGGCGACGTGCTGGTGGACCAGCTGGCGCAGATGGAGCGCAGCGGCTTTGACGTGGCCGTGCTGCGCGCCGACCAGGACATGGCCATTGCCCAGCGCGTGCTGGCCGCCTATCCCGGCTACGGCGTCGGCAAATACCAGGGCGATGCGGTGGACATCCAGCCCCATTTCATCACCGCCGCCACCCCCGTTTGA
- a CDS encoding phosphoadenylyl-sulfate reductase — protein MSAISLYAKPSPEFAQKLAHSLALIKTAATEYSPLTQASSLGCEDMVITHLMHEAGLDNASASIFVLDTGMLHLETVALIGRIEERYPFKVDVYHPDADAASAFVEENGSQAMYKSLALRKQCCHIRKMEPLERALAGKKGWLTGLRREQSAARAEVHDIEQQPERAKINPLVEWTQGDIWHYIALNEIPYNPLHDQFFPSIGCAPCTRAVTLGEDFRSGRWWWENESAKECGLHVAADGTHEAQEPAAFEPLSSIIPIREIQA, from the coding sequence ATGAGCGCCATTTCCCTCTACGCCAAACCGTCGCCCGAATTTGCGCAAAAGCTTGCGCACAGCCTGGCGCTGATCAAGACCGCCGCCACCGAGTATTCGCCGCTGACGCAGGCGTCCAGCCTGGGCTGCGAGGACATGGTCATCACCCACCTGATGCACGAAGCCGGCCTTGACAACGCGAGCGCCAGCATCTTCGTGCTCGACACCGGCATGCTGCACCTTGAGACCGTCGCGCTGATTGGCCGCATCGAGGAACGCTACCCGTTCAAGGTCGATGTGTACCACCCCGACGCCGACGCAGCCTCGGCCTTTGTCGAGGAAAACGGCTCGCAGGCCATGTACAAAAGCCTGGCCTTGCGCAAGCAGTGCTGCCACATCCGCAAGATGGAGCCGCTGGAGCGCGCGCTGGCCGGCAAGAAAGGCTGGCTGACCGGCCTGCGCCGCGAGCAGTCCGCCGCCCGGGCCGAAGTACACGACATCGAGCAGCAGCCCGAGCGCGCCAAGATCAACCCGCTGGTCGAATGGACCCAGGGCGACATCTGGCACTACATCGCGCTCAACGAGATTCCCTACAACCCGCTGCACGACCAGTTCTTCCCCAGCATCGGCTGCGCGCCCTGCACCCGCGCCGTGACGCTGGGCGAGGATTTCCGCTCCGGCCGCTGGTGGTGGGAAAACGAGAGCGCCAAGGAGTGCGGCCTGCATGTCGCGGCCGACGGCACCCATGAAGCGCAGGAACCCGCCGCGTTTGAACCGCTTTCCAGCATCATCCCTATCCGAGAAATACAAGCATGA
- the cysD gene encoding sulfate adenylyltransferase subunit CysD, giving the protein MNARFNETHVSHEPDLLAKLSNSHLDALEEETIFILREVAAAFERPALLFSGGKDSLVMLKCAEKAFGVGRIPYPLLMIDTGHNFPEVTAFRDLRAKELGAELIIRHVEDSMKRGTVRLAHPDEPRNAHQSVTLLEAIDEFRFDALIGGARRDEEKARAKERIFSHRDSFGQWQPKAQRPELWTLFNTRLQPGEHFRVFPISNWTELDVWQYIEREQIALPSLYYAHPRKIVERKGLLVPVTELTPARAGEEVVEKLVRFRTLGDITCTCPVDSPAATAAEIVIETLAADVSERGSTRMDDKTSDASMEKRKKDGYF; this is encoded by the coding sequence ATGAACGCCCGCTTCAATGAGACCCATGTGAGCCACGAACCCGACTTGCTGGCCAAGCTCAGCAATTCCCACCTTGATGCACTGGAAGAAGAAACCATCTTCATCCTGCGCGAAGTCGCCGCCGCCTTCGAGCGCCCGGCGCTGCTGTTTTCGGGCGGCAAGGACTCGCTGGTGATGCTCAAATGCGCCGAAAAAGCCTTCGGCGTGGGCCGCATCCCATATCCGCTCCTGATGATCGACACCGGCCACAACTTCCCGGAAGTGACCGCTTTTCGCGACCTTCGCGCCAAGGAACTGGGCGCCGAACTCATCATCCGCCACGTTGAAGACTCGATGAAGCGCGGCACGGTGCGCCTGGCCCACCCCGACGAGCCGCGCAATGCGCACCAGTCGGTCACGCTGCTGGAGGCCATCGACGAATTCCGCTTTGACGCGCTGATCGGCGGTGCGCGCCGCGACGAGGAAAAAGCCCGCGCCAAGGAGCGCATTTTTTCGCACCGCGACAGCTTCGGCCAGTGGCAGCCCAAGGCCCAGCGGCCCGAACTCTGGACGCTGTTCAACACCCGGCTGCAGCCCGGCGAGCATTTCCGCGTCTTCCCGATTTCCAACTGGACCGAACTCGACGTGTGGCAATACATCGAGCGCGAGCAGATCGCGCTGCCCTCGCTCTACTACGCGCACCCGCGCAAGATCGTCGAGCGCAAGGGCCTCCTGGTGCCCGTGACCGAGCTGACGCCAGCCCGCGCAGGCGAGGAAGTGGTTGAAAAGCTGGTGCGTTTTCGCACCCTGGGCGACATCACCTGCACCTGCCCGGTGGACAGCCCCGCCGCCACCGCCGCCGAAATCGTGATTGAAACGCTGGCCGCCGATGTCAGCGAGCGCGGCTCCACGCGCATGGACGACAAAACCTCAGACGCTTCGATGGAAAAGCGCAAGAAAGACGGGTACTTCTGA
- a CDS encoding sulfate adenylyltransferase subunit 1 yields MTTIDLIAASAQPASATGQNDLKSALKFITCGSVDDGKSTLIGRLLVDSKAVLQDHLAGVQRGGETDLALLTDGLSAEREQGITIDVAYRYFATEHRKFIIGDAPGHEQYTRNMVTAASSADAAVVLVDATKLDWKNPAMELLQQTRRHSLLVNLLRVPSIVFAVNKLDAVEDSALAFNNISAALTAFAEAAKIAVKAIVPISALKGWNVVDAAETGWCGYTGPSLLDLLEHLPATPAETGEAFAFPVQWVEKFSSSSDTSQGRRVFWGRVATGGVQPGQTVTVLPSGQTAVVAQVLDHIRQPRAIPAGHSAGIVLDREVDVSRGDWLLAPDTFTPSREAAVTMAWMDDEPLVAGRVYWALQGHRWVKAKVRRIVHKLDVNTLAEEDASELPPNAIGHVELSFQEPLVTLPYLRSRILGSLVLVDTASHKTSGAALVL; encoded by the coding sequence ATGACTACTATTGATTTGATAGCTGCCAGCGCACAGCCAGCAAGCGCTACAGGCCAAAATGACCTGAAATCGGCATTGAAATTCATCACCTGCGGCTCCGTCGATGACGGCAAGAGCACGCTGATCGGCCGCCTGCTGGTGGACAGCAAGGCGGTGCTGCAAGACCATCTGGCGGGCGTTCAGCGCGGCGGTGAAACCGACCTGGCGCTGCTGACCGACGGCCTGAGCGCCGAGCGCGAGCAAGGCATCACGATTGACGTGGCCTACCGCTACTTTGCCACCGAGCACCGCAAGTTCATCATCGGCGATGCGCCCGGCCACGAGCAGTACACCCGCAACATGGTTACCGCCGCGTCCAGCGCCGACGCCGCCGTGGTGCTGGTCGATGCCACCAAGCTGGACTGGAAAAATCCGGCGATGGAGCTGCTGCAGCAGACCCGCCGCCACTCGCTGCTGGTCAACCTGCTGCGCGTGCCTTCCATCGTGTTCGCGGTGAACAAGCTCGACGCGGTGGAAGACTCCGCGCTGGCCTTCAACAACATCAGCGCCGCGCTGACGGCCTTTGCCGAAGCGGCCAAAATCGCCGTCAAGGCGATCGTGCCGATTTCCGCGCTCAAGGGCTGGAACGTGGTCGATGCCGCCGAAACCGGCTGGTGCGGCTACACCGGCCCGTCGCTGCTGGACCTGCTCGAACATCTGCCCGCCACACCGGCCGAAACCGGCGAAGCCTTTGCCTTTCCGGTGCAGTGGGTCGAGAAGTTCTCGTCCTCGTCCGACACATCGCAGGGCAGGCGCGTGTTCTGGGGCCGCGTCGCCACTGGCGGCGTGCAGCCCGGCCAGACCGTGACCGTTCTGCCGAGCGGCCAGACCGCCGTCGTCGCCCAGGTGCTGGACCATATCCGCCAGCCCAGGGCGATTCCCGCCGGGCACAGCGCGGGCATCGTGCTGGACCGCGAAGTCGATGTCTCGCGCGGCGACTGGCTGCTGGCGCCCGATACCTTCACGCCCTCGCGCGAAGCGGCGGTCACGATGGCCTGGATGGATGACGAGCCGCTGGTCGCCGGCCGTGTTTACTGGGCCTTGCAGGGCCATCGCTGGGTCAAGGCCAAAGTCAGGCGCATCGTTCACAAACTCGATGTCAACACCCTGGCCGAGGAAGACGCCAGCGAACTGCCGCCGAACGCCATTGGCCATGTCGAACTGAGCTTTCAGGAACCGCTGGTCACGCTGCCTTATCTGCGCTCGCGCATTCTGGGCTCGCTGGTGCTGGTCGATACCGCCTCGCACAAGACGTCCGGCGCCGCGCTGGTGCTGTAA